GGGATGCGCCTTCCACCCGCGCTGCAAATTTGCAACCGAACACTGTCTGGGAGAGCGGCCGCCACTAGTGTCCATCACCTCCGAGGCGCGGATGGTTGCTTGTTTCCACCATGAGCTCGTAGCCAAGGCGGAGGCGATCATTTGAACGCGAATATTCCCATTCTTTCGATCGACGGCATCTCGAAACGCTTTGCCGGCCCGCACTCCCTGACGCGACGACTGCAGGGAATACCGCAGCTCGCCGTGCATGCGCTTCGCGACGTGACGCTCGAAATTCATCGCGGCGAAACGCTTGGCATCGTCGGCGAATCCGGCTGCGGCAAGTCCACCCTCGCGCGGTGTCTGGTGCGCCTGCACGAGCCGGATGGCGGGGCAATCCGCTTCGAAGGCAAGGATATCGGCCGGTTTCGCGGCGGCGAGCGGCGCGCCTTCAACAGGCGGGTGCAGATGATCTTCCAGGATCCCTACGGCTCGCTCAACCCGCGCATGACCGTTTCGCAGATTCTCGGCGAGGCGCTCTCCGTTCACAAAATGCGGGCCAAGGTCGAAATCCCCCATCGGATTGCGGAACTCTTGGAGCTCGTTCGCCTGCCGCAGGATGCGGCAGGCCGCTATCCGCATGAATTCTCCGGTGGCCAGCGCCAACGCATCGGCATTGCGAGAGCGCTCGCCGTCGAGCCCAATGTCATCGTCGCTGACGAACTGGTCTCGGCGCTCGATGTTTCGGTGCAGGCCCAGGTCGTCAATCTACTCCTGCAACTGCAGGAACAATTGCATCTGACCGTCATTTTCGTCGCCCACGACCTGCGGCTGGTTCGCCATATCTCGCATCGAGTCGCGGTCATGTATCTCGGCCAGGTGGTTGAGGTGAACACGTCGGAAGGCCTCTTCACCGCCCCGCGTCACCCCTATTCCAAGGCGCTGCTCGACGCGGCACCGGAGCTCGATCCGTCTCGCCGCAGCCGAACGATCGCAGCGCGCGGCGAATTGCCGAGCCCGCTCGAAGTTCCGCCGGGATGCGCCTTTGCCAGCCGCTGCCCGCATGCCTTCGATCGTTGCAGGATAGAGCGGCCGCTTCTGACGCCGCGTGGCCATGGCCAGCTCGCGGCCTGCCACCTTGAGGATTTCGGGGCACCTGTGCGCTAAGAGGATCAGAGAACCATGAGTTTTGCCGCTTTTGAAAACGAGATCGCCAAGATCAACGACATCCTCTGCGCCGTAAACCTGCTTACCTGGGATGCGCGCACCATGATGCCGCCAGGCGGTGTCGATGCACGCGGCAAGCAGATTGCCACACTCGCCGGGCTCGCGCGCGATCTTGCGACGAGTGACAAACTTCAACGCGCCATCGAAGGCGCGCGGTCGGAACTATCAGGGATCGATGTCGGTGACCGCCGTAAGCTCGCGCTCGAAAAGGCAGCAGAGGCGATCGACACCCTCTCACGCATTCCCGCCTCCCTCGTCAGCGCTGCGGCGGAGCTGAAAACCGTCGCCCAGGCGGCCTGGAGCAGCGCGCGCGCCGCCAATGATTTTGCCGCTTTCGCGCCGTTCCTCGAACGCACGATGGAAATGCAGCGCGAGATCGCCGCTGCCATCGGCTATAGGGAGCATCCCTACGACGCGCTGGTTGCAACCTACGAACCGGGCATGAACTGGTCGCGGCTGCGCAGGCTCTATGGTGAGCTGCGCGACGGCCTGCTGCCGTTGCTCGCCCAGGCGAAAGAAGCCAATGTCCGCGCGGAAATTCTCGATCGGGCCTACCCGGTCGACAAGCAGCGGGCATTTTCAAGCCTGATCTCCGCCCGTTTCGGCTATGATTTCAACCGCGGCCGTCTCGACGACACGGTTCATCCCTTCGAGATTTCCTTCACACGATCCGATGTGCGCATCACCGGCCGGTTCCGCGAAACCTGGCTGCCCGGCGGCCTCTTCGCCGTGTGGCATGAAGCGGGCCACGGCATCTACGAGCAGGGTATTTCCGACGCTTTCAGCCGTTCGACATTCACCACGGATTTCGTCAATCTCTATGCCGTCGGCGGCACGAGCTTCGGCACGCATGAATCCCAATCGCGCCTTTGGGAAAACCGCGTCGGCCGCTCCCGCCGCTTTTGGGAGCTGAATTTCGCCGATCTGCAAAAGACCTTCCCCGACCAGCTTAGCGATGTCACGCCGGAGGATTTCTGGCGGGCCGTCAATGCTGCCCGGCCCGGCTTCATTCGTGTGGAAGCCGACGAGTTGACCTATGATCTGCACATCATGCTGCGTTCGGAGATCGAAGCGGGTCTGATATCAGGCGAAGTTCGGGTTGCCGATCTGCCTGGCATCTGGCGCGACAAGGTGAAGGCCTATCTTGGGCTCGATGTGCCAAACGATACGCTCGGCGTCCTGCAGGATGTCCACTGGTCATCCGGCATGGTCGGCTCTTTCCCGACTTATACGATCGGCAACATCATGTCGTCGCAGTTCTTCGCAGCGGCCTGCAAGGAGACGGCCATCGAACGCGGGTTGGAGAATGGCGATTACCTGCCGCTGAAAACCTGGCTCAATGACCATGTTCATCAATACGGACGCTCGAAGAGCGCCAGCCAATTGCTGGCGGATGCGACAGGCGAAGACCTTTCCGTCTCCGCCTATGTCAACGATCTCAAGCGCAAGGTCGTAGACCTCACCGCCTGAGGCAGGAATCAGCCGACCAGCAGCTTGACCCAGGCTTCAACCTCGTCGCCACTGCTCATGTCTGGCCGCACCAGCCCGTCGATCATGAATGTCGGCGAGACATGAATGCCGTTCTGACGCGCATATTTGCAGTGCCATTTGATCTCGCGGTCGAGATCAGGCATCGCGAAAGCGTCTTTCAGCTCGACACCGCTGTAGCGTTCCAGGCGTTCGATGATCTGGTTCGGCGTGACATCCATATTGGCACCGCCGGCATGCCGCTCGAACTCGAATTCTTCGCGATGGGCAGCAACGGCCGCCATGACCTTCTTTGCCGTTTCCTTGCCACCGCTCAAGGTCGACGCGGCGAGGATGCAGCGCACGACCACGCCGGAATACATATGCCAGGGCTGCGACTGCAGGCGGATTTTCACTGTGATCCTGTTCTCGCCGGCTTGCTCCAGAAGCCTGTCCAGCTTGTTGAACGTCCTGACGGAATAGGGGCAGGTCGGCTCCAGGAATGCCTCGAAAGCGCGCTGTCCGGAACCCCAAACGAGTGGATCTGTCTGCCAGGAAGTGGTCGTCATGTTCATGTCCTTTGTTCTGCATCTTTCTATTGCCGGCCACCATAGTTACCGACGTAGCCTGCGTCGCGTGTGATATCACTGTTTGCCGTTCCAATTATCCACGAGCTCATGAGGGCCATAAGACCGTTTGGCTTCGCATGCCCCTTTCACAAACGTGCCGAGCCGCTATGCTGTCATCGCAGACTGAAGGATGGATAATTCAATGATGCAGGCACGGCAGGGGGAGTTGCGCGAGCGGATGACGATCCTAGGCGATGTCAATTCTGCCTCATTCGTCCCGTGGATCCGTCGCCATGCTGACAAGCTCGGACTGTCCCAGGATTTCTTTTACACCGGGGCCGACCGAATCGAACTTGAGGTCGCGGGACCTGTCGAACTGATCGACATGCTTGAAATGGGATGTTCGCTTGGCCCGATCGATGTCTGGGTGGACGAGATTCAGCGCAAGATTGTAGATCCGGCCGATGCACCGTAATGCGGCAACATTGATCTGTTGCCTTTAATTTAATCATTGTTGCTAATGCGATTTTTTTATGCAAGCCTCAGACAACTGAGGTCGCGAGCTCGGCAACAGTGCGCGGCCAGCGGCGCTAAAGTATTGGTAAAATTGAGGAACTGAAAGTTATGCCATCTGATACGGCCGGCTCCTGGACGCCTGTCGCCCTTTCTGCTGATCTGCCGCCGGCAACCGTCATACCGGCCTTAACGCCAGCAGGATCGATAGCCCTTTGGCGCAGTCAATCGGGGCGCGCATCGGCATCGTCGGATCGCTGTCCGCATCGCGGGATGCGATTGTCCCACGGCTTCGTGCGTGGCGAGACGCTCTCCTGCATCTATCATGGCTGGAGCTACTCTCCGGCGGGGGGATGCGTTCGCATCCCGGCCCATCCCGACCTCGTGCCGCCAGAAACGATCCGCGTCGCCGTCCAGACAGTCGAAGAATTGGATGGCGTCATCTGGGTCGCTGCTGGCAAGCCGACATCGCAGCCGCCGCGCCTGGGCAACCTTATTCCGTTGCGCTCGCTGACGGCCGAGGCCGGCATCGCGGAAATCGAAGCTGTGGCCGGCGCAAAGGCGAATGCAGACGGACTTATCAACGTCGCGGAATATCCATGGGTCCGGCTGTTGCCGACGCCACAGGGGGATCGCACGCTGGTTCATGTCATGATCGAGCAAAGTCGCAGCATTGAGGATCGGGTTGCCGCGTCCCGCATTGCCGAAGCTTTGCGCCGCCGGGCGGAAGCACGCCAGAAGGAAGCTGCATGATGAAGGCCGGCGCGATGATCGACGAATGGTATCCGGTCGGCCTTTTCAGCCGGCTCACCGAGACGGGAAACAAGACCGCGCTGATGGGCGAACCGATCGAGGTGGCACGCGCGCAGGACGGATCGGCGCGGGTAACATCCGGCGACGGACGCCCACTCCCTGTCCGTGTTCGCTACGGCCACGTCTGGTCTTCCCTCGGCAATCCCGTCAAGGAGCTTTTTGCTATTCCCGAGGCGGATCAGCCCGGCCGCCGTTTTGTCGATGTCGGCGTGGTGCGGGTGCGCTGCTCGCCGCTACGGGCGGTGGAGAACTTCCTCGACATTGCCCATTTCCCCTTCGTCCATACCGACATCCTCGGCGCCGAGCCGCATACGGAGGTCGAAAACTACAAGGTAGAAATCCGCGAAGATGAGGATGAGGTCTGGGCGACGCAGGTGAAATTCTACCAGCCGCAGGCAGCCAAGTCGGCAACTGGCGGCATTACCACCGAATATATGTACCGCGTGCCAGCACCGACCTGCTCAGTGCTCTACAAGACCTGCCCTCCCCGGCCAGGCGAATGGGATGTCATTACCCTCTTCGTCCAGCCGCTTGCGGAGGACCTCTGTGACGTATGGCCATGGATGGCCCTTTTCGATGACGAAACGCCCATGACAGACCTCATCCATTTTCAACAGATGATTTTCCTGCAGGATCGCTCGATCCTTGAAAACCAGATCCCAGCCCTGCTGCCGCTCGATCCCGGCATGGAAATCCCGACCCGGGCCGATCTCACATCGGTTGCTTACCGGCGCTGGCTGAAGCGTCACAACTATACCTATGGTGCACAGCTGGTCGCGCAATGAAGCTCTACGACTACATTCTCTCGCCGAGCTGCTACAAGATCCGCCTGATGGCGGCGATCCTCGGCATCAAGCTGGATATCCGACCGGTCGATTTTCATCCCGGCGCGGAACATCGCGGACCAGAACTCCTGGCGCTCAACCCGGCAGGTTCGCTTCCGATCCTTGAGGACGGCGATCTCGTCCTGACGGAATCCTCCGCGATTCTCGCCTATCTCGCCGCCGGAAGCGCGCCGGAATGGCTGGGCAGTAGCACGCCTGAAGAGACGGCGCGGGTGCAGCAGTGGCTCTCCTTCTCGCATCGGCTGACGGCCAATCTCGGCGGTGCGCGACTGCATGAAATGCTTCTGCGCCCCGGCAATATCGAGATCCTGCAGGCGCAGGGCATCTCGGCGCTGCGCGAGCTGGAAGCCGGTCTCTTCGAACAGCAGCTTCGCGGCATGCGCTTCCTAGCGTCGAACCGCGCCACGATCGCCGATATCGCCTGCTTCCCCTATGTGGCGCTCGCGCCCGATGGCGGCATCTCGCTCGATCCATACCCAACGATCCGGCTCTGGCTGCGTGCCATCCGCAGCATCGACGGTTTCATCGAAATGCCCGGCATTCACAGGTTGCACGAGCTGAAACCTGATCCTCATCCCGCGAAGGAGGAGAGGTGAGATGGCCGGCTACCTCCTGAAAAATTGTGCAGCCGTCATCGTCGACGAGGGCAGTGGCCCGGCCGTACGTCGGAATGTCGATCTGCTCACTGATGGTCCGGCGATCCAGGCGATCGGAGAAAACCTGCCGGCCGAAACACTGCCCGCCGGCACGATCGTCCAGGACGCGACCGGCTGGTTCGTCTATCCGGGGCTCGTCAACACGCACCATCACTTCTTCCAGTGCTTCGTGCGCAACCGGGCCGATCTCGACTGGACGAAGCTGTCGGTCATCGAATGGCTTGATCGGATCTACCCGATCTTCTCGCGGCTAACTGAGGATTGCTTCTACCATTCGTCAGTCACGGCCATGGCCGAGATGATCAAGCATGGCTGCACCACGGCCTTCGATCATCAATATTGCTTTCCCCGGCACGCCGGCAAGCGCCTGATCGATCGCCAGTTCGAGGCGGCCGAGCTTCTTGGCATGCGTTTCCACGCGGGGCGTGGCGGCAATACGCTGCCGAAATCCGAGGGCTCGACGATCCCGGATGCCATGCTGGAATCGACCGATGAGTTCATCGCCGATTGCGCCCGGCTGATCGACAGCTACCACGATGCCGGTTCCTTCAGCATGCGGCAGGTGGTCGTCGCGCCTTGCCAGCCAGTCAATTGTTATCGCGAAACCTTCGTTGAATCGGTCGCACTGGCCCGCGATCGCGGCGTGCAGATGCACACGCATGTCGGCGAGGGCGAAAGCCCCGTGATCGAGGCACGGCACGGCATGCGCACGGTCGACTATTGCACCGAACTCGGTTTTGCGGGCCCCGACGCCTTCTATGCCCATTGCTGGGAGCTGACACACGACGAATTGCGAACGATGGCGGCAAGCGGCACGGGTGTCTCCCATTGCCCCGAGCCGGTCTATCTTGTCGGCGCAGAGGTGACCGATATTCCGGCAATGTCCGCCTTTGGCCTGCGTATCGGGCTCGGCTGCGATGGCGCTGCCTCGAATGACAATTCGAACCTCATGCACTGCATCCATTCCGCCTACATGCTGCAATGCC
The window above is part of the Rhizobium sp. WYJ-E13 genome. Proteins encoded here:
- a CDS encoding ABC transporter ATP-binding protein, with product MNANIPILSIDGISKRFAGPHSLTRRLQGIPQLAVHALRDVTLEIHRGETLGIVGESGCGKSTLARCLVRLHEPDGGAIRFEGKDIGRFRGGERRAFNRRVQMIFQDPYGSLNPRMTVSQILGEALSVHKMRAKVEIPHRIAELLELVRLPQDAAGRYPHEFSGGQRQRIGIARALAVEPNVIVADELVSALDVSVQAQVVNLLLQLQEQLHLTVIFVAHDLRLVRHISHRVAVMYLGQVVEVNTSEGLFTAPRHPYSKALLDAAPELDPSRRSRTIAARGELPSPLEVPPGCAFASRCPHAFDRCRIERPLLTPRGHGQLAACHLEDFGAPVR
- a CDS encoding carboxypeptidase M32, encoding MSFAAFENEIAKINDILCAVNLLTWDARTMMPPGGVDARGKQIATLAGLARDLATSDKLQRAIEGARSELSGIDVGDRRKLALEKAAEAIDTLSRIPASLVSAAAELKTVAQAAWSSARAANDFAAFAPFLERTMEMQREIAAAIGYREHPYDALVATYEPGMNWSRLRRLYGELRDGLLPLLAQAKEANVRAEILDRAYPVDKQRAFSSLISARFGYDFNRGRLDDTVHPFEISFTRSDVRITGRFRETWLPGGLFAVWHEAGHGIYEQGISDAFSRSTFTTDFVNLYAVGGTSFGTHESQSRLWENRVGRSRRFWELNFADLQKTFPDQLSDVTPEDFWRAVNAARPGFIRVEADELTYDLHIMLRSEIEAGLISGEVRVADLPGIWRDKVKAYLGLDVPNDTLGVLQDVHWSSGMVGSFPTYTIGNIMSSQFFAAACKETAIERGLENGDYLPLKTWLNDHVHQYGRSKSASQLLADATGEDLSVSAYVNDLKRKVVDLTA
- a CDS encoding thioredoxin domain-containing protein → MTTTSWQTDPLVWGSGQRAFEAFLEPTCPYSVRTFNKLDRLLEQAGENRITVKIRLQSQPWHMYSGVVVRCILAASTLSGGKETAKKVMAAVAAHREEFEFERHAGGANMDVTPNQIIERLERYSGVELKDAFAMPDLDREIKWHCKYARQNGIHVSPTFMIDGLVRPDMSSGDEVEAWVKLLVG
- a CDS encoding acylphosphatase → MMQARQGELRERMTILGDVNSASFVPWIRRHADKLGLSQDFFYTGADRIELEVAGPVELIDMLEMGCSLGPIDVWVDEIQRKIVDPADAP
- a CDS encoding Rieske 2Fe-2S domain-containing protein translates to MPSDTAGSWTPVALSADLPPATVIPALTPAGSIALWRSQSGRASASSDRCPHRGMRLSHGFVRGETLSCIYHGWSYSPAGGCVRIPAHPDLVPPETIRVAVQTVEELDGVIWVAAGKPTSQPPRLGNLIPLRSLTAEAGIAEIEAVAGAKANADGLINVAEYPWVRLLPTPQGDRTLVHVMIEQSRSIEDRVAASRIAEALRRRAEARQKEAA
- a CDS encoding aromatic ring-hydroxylating dioxygenase subunit alpha; amino-acid sequence: MKAGAMIDEWYPVGLFSRLTETGNKTALMGEPIEVARAQDGSARVTSGDGRPLPVRVRYGHVWSSLGNPVKELFAIPEADQPGRRFVDVGVVRVRCSPLRAVENFLDIAHFPFVHTDILGAEPHTEVENYKVEIREDEDEVWATQVKFYQPQAAKSATGGITTEYMYRVPAPTCSVLYKTCPPRPGEWDVITLFVQPLAEDLCDVWPWMALFDDETPMTDLIHFQQMIFLQDRSILENQIPALLPLDPGMEIPTRADLTSVAYRRWLKRHNYTYGAQLVAQ
- a CDS encoding glutathione S-transferase family protein, with the protein product MKLYDYILSPSCYKIRLMAAILGIKLDIRPVDFHPGAEHRGPELLALNPAGSLPILEDGDLVLTESSAILAYLAAGSAPEWLGSSTPEETARVQQWLSFSHRLTANLGGARLHEMLLRPGNIEILQAQGISALRELEAGLFEQQLRGMRFLASNRATIADIACFPYVALAPDGGISLDPYPTIRLWLRAIRSIDGFIEMPGIHRLHELKPDPHPAKEER
- a CDS encoding amidohydrolase; protein product: MAGYLLKNCAAVIVDEGSGPAVRRNVDLLTDGPAIQAIGENLPAETLPAGTIVQDATGWFVYPGLVNTHHHFFQCFVRNRADLDWTKLSVIEWLDRIYPIFSRLTEDCFYHSSVTAMAEMIKHGCTTAFDHQYCFPRHAGKRLIDRQFEAAELLGMRFHAGRGGNTLPKSEGSTIPDAMLESTDEFIADCARLIDSYHDAGSFSMRQVVVAPCQPVNCYRETFVESVALARDRGVQMHTHVGEGESPVIEARHGMRTVDYCTELGFAGPDAFYAHCWELTHDELRTMAASGTGVSHCPEPVYLVGAEVTDIPAMSAFGLRIGLGCDGAASNDNSNLMHCIHSAYMLQCLTASTRAHPVPAPIDFLNYATAGGASLLGRSDIGRLAPGMAADLFAIDTRRMDYVGTRHDPLSLIAKVGIGMPTDLTMINGRIVWQAGEFAGLDEFKLFADAEAALATVEF